The proteins below are encoded in one region of Colias croceus chromosome 17, ilColCroc2.1:
- the LOC123699340 gene encoding uncharacterized protein LOC123699340, whose product MARRRDVAAYLTLLRHVMLAYPEICDLSHFRIVTDLLAKIVGREKHKCIEILHMYVKYANEQKDAGSGHHIADMLELVLPALPLDTDVAFELCRAGLAHMRAAQLGHVRARAAAARRPPALLLLLDDLRERTCSRENSENDDETSEPPAKRRALEGVGRGAEEPGAADEAERRAGAALAHADPALARAALHALAAVLPADPPHSVIPKLESTSCTDTENKF is encoded by the exons ATGGCGCGGCGCCGCGACGTCGCCGCCTACCTGACGCTCCTGCGGCACGTCATGCTCGCGTATCCCGAAATATGTGATTTATCACACTTCcg AATTGTCACAGACTTGTTAGCGAAAATCGTCGGCAGAGAGAAACACAAATGCATCGAAATTCTACATATGTACGTGAAGTACGCCAACGAGCAGAAGGACGCCGGTAGCGGCCATCACATCGCCGACATGCTGGAGCTGGTGTTGCCCGCCCTTCCGCTGGACACGGACGTAGCGTTCGAATTg TGCCGCGCGGGGCTGGCCCACATGCGCGCGGCGCAGCTCGGCCACGTGCGGgcccgcgccgccgccgcgcgccgcccgcccgcgctgctgctgctgctggACGACTTGCGCG AACGGACGTGTTCGCGTGAAAATTCCGAAAACGACGACGAAACGTCGGAGCCGCCGGCGAAACGACGCGCACTTGAGGGCGTGGGGCGAGGGGCGGAGGAGCCGGGCGCTGCGGACGAAGCGGAGCGGCGTGCTGGCGCGGCGCTGGCGCACGCCGACCCGGCGCTCGCGCGCGCCGCGCTGCACGCGCTCGCGGCCGTGCTGCCCGCCGACCCGCCCCACAG TGTGATCCCTAAATTAGAGAGTACATCGTGTACTGatactgaaaataaattttaa